Genomic segment of Tissierellales bacterium:
TTTTTACAAACTCTTCAATTCCAGGATTTTCAAGCCCAACACTATTTAACATTCCAGAAGCCGTCTCAACAATTCTCGGAAGAGCATTCCCTTTTTGTTTAAGTGGAGTAATTCCCTTTACCGTTATTGCTCCTAATTTGTTTACATCATAAAATTCACCGAATTCTAACCCATTCCCAAAAGTTCCCGATGCTGGTATTACAGGATTTTTTAAAATTAATTTTCCAATTTTAACAGAAGTATCTATTTTACCATTCATCGTAATTCACCTCACTTGCATCAAAAACCGGTCCATCCACACATACTTTTTTCATTTCACCCGAACGCAATTCAATAGAACATCCTACGCATACTCCAAATCCACAGCCCATTCTCTCTTCAAGAGATGCTTCTGTTTCAATATTATTCTTTTCTGCAATTTGCATTACTGCTTTCATCATTCCCCTAGGACCACATGTCACTATTTTATCTATCTCAATATGTTCATCTATAGCTTTCTCTAGCAATTCTGTAATATATCTAGCATCTCCATTTTCGTTGTTTTCAACACTTACATAAACTTCATCTGCCACATCATGAAAGTAATCAGTCAAAAACAATTCATCTTTATATCCCAAAAATGCATATATCTCATTATCCGTCTCTATATTTCTTATATATTCAACTAGTGGCGCTATTCCTATGCCACCTCCAACTACTGCTATTCTTTTGTTCTTTGGTTTTGAAAATGTATTTCCAAGTGGACCTATTATATTAATTTCTTCTCCTAATGCAATAGTCGAAAGATTCTTAGTCCCGCGTCCAACTACCTTCACATACAAGTGAATATTGTTCCCACTAACCTTTCCAATGCTTATTGGTCTTCTTAAAAAGCATTGATCAAGCTTCACCTCTACAAATTGTCCAGCATAACTTTCTTTCGCTATATCTTTTGTTTCAAATACTATTTCATAAGTGTCTTTAGTAAGCCATTTTCTATCCACAATTCTACAATTTTCTATAAATTTCATAATTAAATCCCCCTACCAATATCTTTTATCAGCTCTAGTCAATGCATCATTTATTTCATCTCTCATACTTATAACAGCTTGTCTAATACACTCAGTATATTTAGTCTCATCCTCTAATTCGCATTTCTTATGAGCCGCAATTATTCCTCTTGAAGAATTCACTATTGCTCCAAGCCCTCTATCATCAAATGCTTCTACTACATCTTCAGCAGTTCCTCCTTGAGCTCCATATCCAGGTACCAAAAAGTATGTTCCAGTCATTATTTCTCTTAATTTTTTCATCTCTTTAGGGTATGTTGCTCCAACCACTGCCAAAACTCTGCTGTAGCCATTTTCTCCAAGATATTTTTTCCCATACTCATTTAGTTTTTCTCCAAAATGTTCGTATAACGGTCTACCTTCTACTATTAGATTTTGTAAATCAATAGATGAAGGATTTGATGTTTTAACTAGCACTATCGCACCTTTTCCACCAAACTCCAAAAATGGATTTATGGTATCAAATCCCATATAAGGATTTAATGTTACCGCATCAGCTTGCGATTCTCCAGTAAAAAATGCCTTACTATAAGCCTCAGCAGTACTACCTATATCTCCTCTTTTAGCATCTGCCAAAATTAACAATCCCTTTGATTTTGCATATTTTACTGTTTTTTCATAGAGTTCATGGCCTTTAGAGCCATATTGCTCATAAAAAGCAAGTTGTGGTTTAACTGCGGGTACTAAGTCTTCTATTGCATCTATTATTCCACAATTATATTCATAAATAGCATCTATCTCATTTTTGTATTTTACTTTTATATATTCTGGTACAAAACTATACCTCGGATCTAATCCAACCACACTTGGATTTTTAGTCTGAATTATTTTCTCTATAAGTTTATCTGTAAAATTCATATTATCCCCTCCTATATATCATCTGGCCTTTTCTAAATGTATATTGAACCCAGCCTTGCAAGTTCGTTTCTAAAAACGGTGTATTTTTACCTTTTGAATGAATCATCTCTTCATTTAGTTTTATTTCTTGATCTAACTCCATCAGACAAAAATCAGCATCATCGCCTGGCATGAGCTCAACAATCGGCATGCCAACTATTTTCCTAGGTTCAATTGCCATTACTTCGATCCATCGAAAGAAGTCCATTTTATCTTTTTTAACTAAATGCGTATATACTATCGAAGGAGCTATATCTAATGTTGAAATTCCAAATGGTGCTTTACTAATTTCTCGTTGCTTCTCTTCCTTAGAATGAGGTGCATGATCTGTCGCTATAATATCTATTATCCCTTTATTTAACGCATCAATCAAAACTTCTTGATCTTCTTTAGTTCTAAGTGGCGGATTTATTTTAGCAATAGCTTTATTTTGAATCACATCTCTCTCATCTAATGACAAATGATTTGGTGTAACCTCTGCGGTAACTCTAACTCCTCGCATTTTAGCTTTCTGTATCAATTCTACTGACTCTTTTGTACTGATATGGCAAATGTGAATTCTTGCACCCACTTTTTCAGCAATTTCTATGCTTTCTTTAACCGCAAGATACTCTGATGCATTATTAATCCCTTTATCACCAACCATTTTTGATATTATTCCTTTATTTACACTTCCTATTGCAAGTTCTTTCTTTTCACAGTGAAGCATTGTAAGTAAATTATGTTCTCTCGCTTTTTCTAAAGCTTCTTCTAGTACATTCAAATCCCAAACTGGTTGCCCATCGTCAGAAATTGTAGATATTCCTTGCTCAACATATCCATCCAAATCTACTAGTTTCTTCCCTAATTCACCTTCTGTTATAGCTCCAACAATGTGTAGTTTTGGGCCAATTAAATCTTTTGTCTTTGACAATATTTTTTGTATTATGTCTTCGTTATCAACAATAGGGCTTGTATTTGGCATAATATACACTTCAGTATAACCTGCACTAGCTGCCGCCTTTGCTCCAGTTTCTATTGTTTCTTTATATTCAAATCCTGGCTCTCTAAAATGCGCATGCAAATCTACAAAACTAGGCATCATATATAATCCTTTTATATCTAAAACAACTTCATCGCCTTTTCTCTGTAGCTGATTCCCAATTTCTATTATTTTTCTATCGATTATTCTAACATCTTTTTCCTCAATCTTGCGTTCTCGTATATTTACGTAATTTCCATTTTTAAGTAGCATTCGACTCGCTCCTTTGCAAATTATTGTTTTTATCCTTCAAATTTGTACAAAAAAACAGTCAAGTCTATTTATTCAAAATAGATGACTGATTTTTATTTTAGATTTGAACCTCTGCTTGAGCTGCTTTCGAAATAGTTTCACTTTCCTCTTCAAGATTTTCAGGAAGTATTTTGTTTATCACTATGCCTATAATAGCTGCCAAACTTACTCCAACAATTTGTATATTGTCAGTAATTTGAATTCCCATGCTGCCAGCAAAAGCTTGTACTCCATCAGCTGTAAAAAGTCCTGATTTTATTTTTAATATTTCAGTTCCAATACCTGCCACTAGTATGACTGATACTATAACCAAGTTTCTATTGTTAGAAAAATCAATGTCTGCACTAGCAATAGTTCTTATTCCAACACTTGCAATCATACCGAACAATACAATACTCACACCACCCATAACTGCGACAGGTATAGTCTGTAGTATCGCTGCAAACTTACCTACAAAACTCATTCCCATAGCAATAACTGCTGCTAATCTTAATATCGATGGATCATAGACTTTAGTAACAGCAAGCACACTTGTATTTTCACCATATGTCGTATTCGCTGGTCCGCCTAAAAATCCTGCCATCATAGTTGCTAATCCATCACCAAGTAATGTTCTATGAAGACCTGGATCTTCAAAGAAATTTTTGCCAACTACTGCTCCGTTAGTTGTTATATCTCCTATATGTTCCATAAATGTTGCTAAAACAACCGGTGCTATCATAGCTATTGCTGCTAAACTAAATTTAGGCATTTGAAAAGCTGGCACTTGAACCCAACTAGCTTGATTTATCGCCCCGAAATCTACCAGTCCAAAGAATAATGCTGCAATATATCCTACTACTACACCA
This window contains:
- a CDS encoding dihydroorotase — encoded protein: MLLKNGNYVNIRERKIEEKDVRIIDRKIIEIGNQLQRKGDEVVLDIKGLYMMPSFVDLHAHFREPGFEYKETIETGAKAAASAGYTEVYIMPNTSPIVDNEDIIQKILSKTKDLIGPKLHIVGAITEGELGKKLVDLDGYVEQGISTISDDGQPVWDLNVLEEALEKAREHNLLTMLHCEKKELAIGSVNKGIISKMVGDKGINNASEYLAVKESIEIAEKVGARIHICHISTKESVELIQKAKMRGVRVTAEVTPNHLSLDERDVIQNKAIAKINPPLRTKEDQEVLIDALNKGIIDIIATDHAPHSKEEKQREISKAPFGISTLDIAPSIVYTHLVKKDKMDFFRWIEVMAIEPRKIVGMPIVELMPGDDADFCLMELDQEIKLNEEMIHSKGKNTPFLETNLQGWVQYTFRKGQMIYRRG
- a CDS encoding NCS2 family nucleobase:cation symporter, whose translation is MLEGFSTEKGTFKKRSMRGVLGIQHVIAMFGATVLVPLLTGFNPAVALFCAGLGTLLFHLVTKKKVPVFLGSSFAFIPVIIAVASMYGAFGTEGYKEGLQYAQGGIIVAGLLYILMSGLIMIFGVEKIRSFFPPVVTGPMIVVIGLILCPVALEMASSNWTVAIITLGTVIGVSVFGKGMWKIIPILCGVVVGYIAALFFGLVDFGAINQASWVQVPAFQMPKFSLAAIAMIAPVVLATFMEHIGDITTNGAVVGKNFFEDPGLHRTLLGDGLATMMAGFLGGPANTTYGENTSVLAVTKVYDPSILRLAAVIAMGMSFVGKFAAILQTIPVAVMGGVSIVLFGMIASVGIRTIASADIDFSNNRNLVIVSVILVAGIGTEILKIKSGLFTADGVQAFAGSMGIQITDNIQIVGVSLAAIIGIVINKILPENLEEESETISKAAQAEVQI
- a CDS encoding dihydroorotate dehydrogenase electron transfer subunit produces the protein MKFIENCRIVDRKWLTKDTYEIVFETKDIAKESYAGQFVEVKLDQCFLRRPISIGKVSGNNIHLYVKVVGRGTKNLSTIALGEEINIIGPLGNTFSKPKNKRIAVVGGGIGIAPLVEYIRNIETDNEIYAFLGYKDELFLTDYFHDVADEVYVSVENNENGDARYITELLEKAIDEHIEIDKIVTCGPRGMMKAVMQIAEKNNIETEASLEERMGCGFGVCVGCSIELRSGEMKKVCVDGPVFDASEVNYDEW
- the pyrF gene encoding orotidine-5'-phosphate decarboxylase, translated to MNFTDKLIEKIIQTKNPSVVGLDPRYSFVPEYIKVKYKNEIDAIYEYNCGIIDAIEDLVPAVKPQLAFYEQYGSKGHELYEKTVKYAKSKGLLILADAKRGDIGSTAEAYSKAFFTGESQADAVTLNPYMGFDTINPFLEFGGKGAIVLVKTSNPSSIDLQNLIVEGRPLYEHFGEKLNEYGKKYLGENGYSRVLAVVGATYPKEMKKLREIMTGTYFLVPGYGAQGGTAEDVVEAFDDRGLGAIVNSSRGIIAAHKKCELEDETKYTECIRQAVISMRDEINDALTRADKRYW